A stretch of the Planctomycetota bacterium genome encodes the following:
- a CDS encoding ABC transporter ATP-binding protein yields the protein MPIIETINLTKRYGELVALDNLNLTIDEGDCYGFIGPNGAGKTTTIKILATLLKPSSGQAQVCGHTIGYQNRLIRPLIGYVPDFMGAYQDMVVTEYLEFFAAAYDIHGKQRRTVVSDVLELTDLTYKANAEVSGLSRGMQQRLSVARVLLHDPKVLLMDEPASGLDPRARIEIRELLKELKRMGKTILISSHILHELAELCNVVGIIERGKLLFTGTVREALSRARVGQILHIQVVERSPDAGEVLAKLPGAKKVQLVDADDGVEIHLTLDQEGAVAIADVPNILVNNGFRLKKFTEEAVNLETAFMRLTKGLVQ from the coding sequence ATGCCGATCATCGAGACGATCAACCTCACGAAGCGGTACGGCGAGCTGGTTGCGCTCGACAACCTCAACCTCACCATCGACGAGGGCGACTGCTACGGCTTCATCGGCCCCAACGGCGCGGGCAAGACCACGACCATCAAGATCCTCGCGACGCTGCTCAAGCCCTCCAGCGGGCAGGCGCAGGTCTGCGGCCACACCATCGGCTACCAGAATCGGCTCATCCGCCCGCTCATCGGCTACGTGCCCGATTTCATGGGCGCCTACCAGGACATGGTCGTCACCGAGTACCTGGAGTTCTTCGCGGCGGCCTACGACATCCACGGCAAGCAGCGGCGGACGGTCGTTAGCGACGTGCTCGAGCTGACCGACCTGACCTACAAGGCCAATGCCGAGGTCAGCGGGCTCAGCCGGGGCATGCAGCAGCGGCTGAGCGTCGCCCGCGTGCTGCTGCACGACCCCAAGGTGCTGCTGATGGACGAGCCCGCGTCGGGCCTGGATCCCCGCGCCCGCATCGAGATCCGCGAGCTGCTCAAGGAGCTCAAGCGGATGGGCAAGACCATCCTGATCTCGAGCCACATCCTGCACGAGCTGGCCGAGCTGTGCAACGTCGTGGGCATCATCGAGCGGGGCAAGCTGCTGTTCACCGGCACCGTCCGCGAGGCGCTCAGCCGCGCCCGCGTGGGCCAGATCCTGCACATCCAGGTGGTCGAACGCTCGCCCGATGCCGGCGAGGTGCTCGCCAAGCTGCCCGGCGCCAAGAAGGTCCAGCTCGTCGACGCCGACGACGGCGTGGAGATCCACCTCACGCTGGACCAGGAGGGCGCCGTCGCCATCGCCGACGTGCCCAACATCCTCGTCAACAACGGCTTCCGCCTCAAGAAGTTCACCGAGGAAGCGGTGAACCTCGAGACGGCATTCATGCGGCTGACCAAGGGGTTGGTGCAGTAG
- a CDS encoding squalene/phytoene synthase family protein translates to MAVPATELSGIEATMRSEPSPSLAESYAVCRRVTAGSGTSFAIGIRLTPARCRPAMTAIYAWMRLADDAADADAPADDRRAVLDAFEFDTRGTLAGTPPDRSLWPAVAEAVREHQIEPAWLLGLIAGVRQDVGLVDLDTDGQLMAYCDRVAGNVGRCCTAIWGLRPGVSRDAALELAALRGRGFQLINIARDLESDLAAGRRYLPRERLARLGIDPTSADGVRAARADLAAAAEAMLAESAPLDGLIRRDARAATWAMTSAYGAILGRLRRQRPPRLTAASKLRVAIGALARRVLPAGAHA, encoded by the coding sequence GTGGCGGTACCGGCGACCGAGCTGAGCGGCATCGAGGCGACGATGCGGTCCGAGCCCAGCCCCTCGCTGGCCGAGTCTTACGCGGTCTGCCGCCGCGTGACGGCCGGATCGGGCACGAGCTTCGCCATCGGCATACGGCTGACGCCTGCGCGGTGCCGGCCGGCCATGACGGCGATCTACGCGTGGATGCGGCTGGCGGACGACGCCGCGGACGCGGACGCCCCGGCCGACGATCGCCGCGCGGTGCTCGATGCCTTCGAGTTCGATACCCGCGGCACGCTCGCGGGCACGCCGCCCGATCGCTCGCTCTGGCCCGCCGTCGCCGAGGCGGTGCGCGAACACCAGATCGAGCCGGCGTGGCTGCTGGGGCTGATCGCTGGCGTCCGCCAGGATGTCGGCCTCGTCGACCTGGATACCGACGGGCAGCTGATGGCCTACTGCGATCGCGTCGCGGGCAACGTTGGCCGGTGCTGCACCGCCATCTGGGGGCTCCGGCCCGGCGTTTCGCGGGATGCGGCGCTCGAACTGGCGGCGCTCCGCGGCCGGGGGTTCCAGCTGATCAACATCGCCCGCGACCTGGAATCGGATCTCGCGGCAGGCCGCCGCTACCTGCCCCGCGAGCGGCTCGCGCGGCTGGGGATCGACCCGACCTCCGCCGACGGCGTGCGGGCGGCGCGGGCGGATCTCGCGGCCGCGGCGGAGGCGATGCTGGCCGAGTCCGCGCCGCTGGACGGGCTGATCCGCCGGGACGCGCGTGCCGCGACCTGGGCGATGACCAGCGCGTACGGCGCGATCCTGGGTCGGCTGCGGCGGCAGCGTCCGCCGCGGCTGACGGCGGCCTCGAAGCTCCGCGTGGCGATCGGTGCGCTGGCGCGGCGGGTGCTGCCGGCCGGCGCCCACGCGTGA
- a CDS encoding M20/M25/M40 family metallo-hydrolase has translation MIERVLERLSSDEQHGLRRLCDWLRIPSISADPDFKQQCARAAEWAAEQLREAGLEADLVPTGDPPGSGHPIVLGRTPAGAGEAGPHVLFYGHYDVQPPDPLELWHTGPFDPVIQPATDEVPAEHVVARGAVDDKGQVATFLEALRAWKELSGEPAGGVRYTVLIEGEEESGSENLERFLQQHKAELGGCDFCLISDTGMLGRGKPAITYGVRGLAYTQVTLHGPDKDLHSGQWGGRVPNPLNELPKVLAQLWDADRRVAIPGFYDGVIEPTEDERSRWRALGTDAAAALRSVGLESAADIGEAGWSALEREWARPTAEINGMWGGYTGAGAKTVIPAHASAKISFRLVADQEPHDIATKFFAWLEERTPPGCRWELTEMAGGPPASLDPESPWLGRAAEALKIASGSDAALIKTGGSIPVAGLLKEHLGLDTVFMGFGLEDDRVHSPNEKFEVPCYRLGVRAHAVLIDLLRGGRP, from the coding sequence ATGATCGAGCGGGTCCTCGAACGGCTGTCGTCCGACGAGCAGCACGGCCTGCGCCGGCTGTGCGATTGGCTGCGGATCCCCAGCATCAGCGCCGATCCGGACTTCAAGCAGCAATGCGCCCGGGCGGCGGAGTGGGCGGCCGAGCAACTCCGCGAGGCCGGGCTGGAGGCCGACCTGGTGCCCACGGGCGATCCGCCGGGCAGCGGCCACCCGATCGTGCTGGGCCGCACGCCCGCGGGCGCGGGCGAGGCCGGCCCGCACGTGCTGTTCTACGGGCACTACGACGTGCAGCCGCCCGATCCGCTGGAGCTGTGGCACACCGGCCCGTTCGATCCGGTCATCCAGCCCGCGACCGACGAGGTGCCGGCCGAGCACGTCGTGGCCCGCGGCGCGGTGGACGACAAGGGCCAGGTCGCGACGTTCCTCGAGGCGCTGCGGGCGTGGAAGGAGCTGAGCGGTGAGCCCGCGGGCGGCGTGCGGTACACCGTGCTGATCGAGGGCGAGGAGGAATCGGGCTCGGAGAACCTCGAGCGGTTCCTGCAGCAGCACAAGGCCGAGCTGGGCGGCTGCGACTTCTGCCTCATCAGCGACACGGGAATGCTGGGCCGCGGCAAGCCGGCGATCACCTACGGCGTGCGCGGGCTGGCGTACACGCAGGTCACGCTGCACGGGCCGGACAAGGATCTGCACTCGGGCCAGTGGGGAGGCCGGGTGCCCAACCCGCTCAACGAGCTGCCCAAGGTGCTGGCGCAGCTGTGGGACGCCGACCGCCGCGTGGCGATCCCGGGCTTCTACGACGGCGTGATCGAACCGACCGAGGACGAGCGATCGCGGTGGAGAGCGCTCGGCACCGATGCCGCCGCGGCGCTGCGCTCGGTGGGGCTCGAGTCGGCTGCCGACATCGGCGAGGCCGGCTGGAGCGCCCTGGAGCGAGAGTGGGCGCGGCCAACGGCCGAGATCAACGGCATGTGGGGCGGCTACACCGGCGCCGGCGCGAAGACGGTGATCCCGGCGCACGCGAGCGCCAAGATCAGCTTCCGGCTGGTGGCCGACCAGGAACCCCACGACATCGCGACGAAGTTCTTCGCGTGGCTGGAGGAGCGCACGCCGCCGGGCTGCCGGTGGGAGCTGACCGAGATGGCCGGCGGCCCGCCCGCGAGCCTCGACCCCGAGTCGCCCTGGCTTGGGCGGGCGGCCGAAGCGCTGAAGATCGCCTCGGGCTCGGACGCGGCGTTGATCAAGACGGGTGGCTCGATCCCGGTCGCCGGCCTGCTCAAGGAGCACCTGGGGCTGGACACCGTGTTCATGGGCTTCGGCCTGGAAGACGATCGCGTGCACTCGCCCAACGAGAAGTTCGAGGTGCCGTGCTACCGCCTCGGCGTGCGGGCCCACGCGGTGCTGATCGACCTGCTGCGGGGTGGCCGGCCGTGA
- a CDS encoding PQQ-binding-like beta-propeller repeat protein, with protein MMPAGSVDGLVRRRCARSITLAAGVLAAACGPCLGQWSNSGGNAQRNGQTTEAGPASPDVLWDGGRRSIISWQPVIEGRRVFLVRQTGFPPEPASDESPVVAMDLDTGDELWFREIPAEPGDWTTALLGVRDGRVFATRAGNGSSVSAIVWCLDAETGDTLWMSTEETAIGFYDGAVFADDGDLIAADFRTIKRFDAETGDLVWSADRSCSVSGTCGAALFGGKAYVIDAAPGGHVVKRFDLASGAFELASELMPGFTIQTTPMIGPDGTIYVQRVQNNPAVDFFYALSDNGPDISVEWSIEAGWTTSSEFTVGPDGSVYAVDRDYAIVRLDPGDGSVLDTSVPLAGGGTGVRMAADRDGRVFAVNGEFATGRAFAFDAELAELWSVPVTNVNIGGPAIGPDGTLVIAGVGTDVRAFRSAAGGCLPDLDGDGELTLFDFLMFQNLFDAGDPAADFDGDGSLTLFDFLAFQNAFDAGC; from the coding sequence ATGATGCCGGCCGGATCCGTCGATGGGCTCGTTCGTCGCCGTTGTGCTCGGTCGATCACCCTCGCCGCGGGCGTGCTCGCCGCCGCGTGCGGCCCGTGTCTGGGCCAGTGGTCGAACTCGGGGGGCAACGCCCAGCGAAACGGCCAGACGACCGAGGCGGGGCCGGCGTCCCCCGACGTGCTGTGGGACGGCGGACGTCGCTCGATCATCTCGTGGCAGCCGGTGATCGAGGGGCGGCGGGTGTTCCTGGTCCGCCAGACGGGCTTCCCGCCCGAGCCGGCGAGCGATGAATCGCCCGTGGTCGCGATGGACCTGGACACCGGCGACGAGCTGTGGTTCCGCGAGATCCCCGCCGAGCCCGGCGACTGGACGACGGCGCTGCTCGGCGTGCGGGACGGCCGCGTCTTCGCGACGCGGGCGGGCAACGGCTCGAGCGTGTCGGCGATCGTCTGGTGCCTGGACGCCGAGACGGGCGACACGCTCTGGATGTCGACAGAAGAGACGGCCATCGGCTTCTACGACGGCGCGGTCTTCGCCGATGATGGCGACCTGATCGCCGCCGACTTCCGAACCATCAAGCGATTCGATGCCGAGACCGGCGACCTCGTGTGGTCGGCGGATCGATCCTGCTCGGTCAGCGGCACGTGCGGCGCGGCGCTCTTTGGCGGCAAGGCCTACGTGATCGATGCGGCGCCGGGTGGCCACGTTGTGAAGCGCTTCGACCTGGCGTCGGGCGCCTTCGAGCTGGCCAGCGAGCTCATGCCCGGTTTCACCATCCAGACCACGCCCATGATCGGCCCGGATGGCACGATCTACGTGCAGCGGGTGCAGAACAACCCGGCGGTCGACTTCTTCTACGCGCTCTCGGACAACGGGCCGGACATCTCCGTCGAGTGGTCCATCGAGGCCGGCTGGACCACGAGCAGCGAGTTCACCGTTGGACCCGATGGCAGCGTGTACGCCGTCGACCGCGACTACGCGATCGTGCGGCTCGACCCCGGAGACGGCAGCGTGCTGGACACATCGGTGCCGCTGGCCGGCGGGGGCACGGGCGTGCGGATGGCGGCCGACCGCGACGGGCGGGTGTTCGCCGTCAATGGCGAGTTCGCGACCGGCCGGGCGTTCGCGTTCGATGCCGAACTGGCCGAGCTGTGGAGCGTGCCGGTGACGAACGTCAACATCGGCGGGCCGGCGATCGGCCCCGATGGCACGCTGGTGATCGCCGGGGTGGGCACGGACGTCCGGGCGTTCCGGTCGGCCGCCGGCGGCTGCCTGCCCGATCTCGACGGTGACGGCGAGCTGACGCTCTTCGACTTCCTGATGTTCCAGAACCTCTTCGACGCCGGCGATCCCGCGGCCGACTTCGATGGCGACGGTTCGCTGACGCTGTTCGACTTCCTCGCCTTCCAGAACGCGTTCGACGCGGGCTGCTAG
- the hpnE gene encoding hydroxysqualene dehydroxylase HpnE encodes MSEAASPTAIVAGGGIAGMAAAMMLADAGVRVTLLEARRVLGGRAGSFEDQRSGEVLDNCQHVAMGACVRYVAFLRRLGTADQLEWTPRQTWIEPSGRRSVLRPLPLPTPGEFAWSFLRARFLSRADKRCIARAVLAARRVDRASLATLPFGAWLAEQRQTPRSIARFWTPLIVSACNLEPHRVSTECALHVVQGTLLAGARASSIGVPAGPLVDLYAPLHRLLEAAGGGVRLGARVAGIEPGGVRLVGGDSLAADAVVCALDAVAANRLVTIGGREPYAGVSFSPILGVHLRFDRPVLDVPHAVLVDAATHWLFRKHRDPRLVHAVASAADDWVGLGEDAIVERVLADVARLPAAKGARLEWARAVLERRATFAATPEFQPARPVPGSRTDNGAYLAGDATATGWPATMESAVRSGEAAAATVLLSFGGRRDAIV; translated from the coding sequence GTGAGCGAGGCGGCCTCGCCGACGGCCATCGTTGCCGGCGGTGGCATCGCGGGCATGGCGGCGGCGATGATGCTCGCCGACGCCGGCGTGCGGGTCACGCTGCTCGAGGCCCGCCGCGTGCTCGGCGGCCGTGCGGGCTCGTTCGAGGACCAGCGCAGCGGCGAGGTCCTGGACAACTGCCAGCACGTGGCCATGGGCGCCTGCGTGCGGTACGTCGCCTTCCTGCGGCGGCTGGGCACGGCCGACCAGCTCGAGTGGACGCCGCGGCAGACGTGGATCGAGCCGAGCGGGCGGCGGTCGGTGCTGCGTCCCCTGCCGCTGCCGACGCCTGGCGAGTTCGCGTGGTCGTTCCTGCGGGCCCGCTTCCTGTCGCGAGCCGACAAGCGGTGCATCGCGCGGGCGGTGCTCGCGGCGCGGCGGGTCGATCGGGCGTCGCTCGCGACGCTCCCCTTCGGCGCGTGGCTCGCGGAGCAGCGGCAAACGCCCCGGTCGATTGCGCGGTTCTGGACCCCGCTGATCGTCAGCGCCTGCAACCTCGAGCCGCACCGCGTGAGCACCGAGTGCGCCCTGCACGTGGTGCAGGGCACGCTGCTCGCTGGTGCGCGGGCGTCGTCCATCGGCGTGCCCGCCGGCCCGCTCGTTGACCTGTACGCCCCGCTGCACCGCTTGCTCGAGGCCGCGGGAGGCGGCGTGCGGCTGGGCGCCAGGGTCGCGGGCATCGAGCCGGGCGGCGTGCGGCTGGTCGGCGGCGACTCGCTGGCTGCCGACGCGGTGGTCTGCGCACTCGACGCGGTGGCGGCCAATCGCCTCGTGACCATCGGCGGCCGCGAGCCGTACGCGGGCGTGTCCTTCAGCCCGATCCTGGGCGTGCATCTGCGGTTCGATCGCCCGGTGCTCGACGTGCCGCACGCGGTGCTGGTCGACGCGGCGACGCACTGGTTGTTCCGCAAGCACCGCGACCCGCGCCTGGTGCACGCCGTGGCGAGCGCGGCCGACGATTGGGTGGGCCTGGGCGAGGACGCCATCGTCGAGCGCGTGCTCGCGGACGTTGCGCGGCTGCCGGCGGCGAAGGGCGCGCGGCTCGAGTGGGCGCGCGCCGTGCTCGAGCGGCGGGCGACGTTCGCGGCGACGCCCGAATTCCAGCCCGCCCGGCCCGTGCCCGGCAGCCGAACCGACAACGGTGCCTACCTCGCGGGCGACGCCACGGCCACCGGCTGGCCCGCGACGATGGAGAGCGCCGTCCGCAGCGGGGAGGCCGCCGCCGCAACGGTGCTGCTGTCGTTTGGCGGGCGGCGGGACGCGATTGTGTGA
- the hpnC gene encoding squalene synthase HpnC → MAILSPDVPPIRLLADFGPERCGVVSQGEARSYAVGFARASTENFVVLSRLLPEDLVEDFAAVYAFCRWADDLGDERDPSLPADATAADVRSRAAALLGWFREELRATAGDEQRHPVLAALAPTIERHRLPLEPFEDLIEAFEMDQRVARYRTWNQLLGYCTKSANPVGRLVLMLAGLRSPEEDAASKDAWRQSDAICTALQITNHIQDVRRDLLERDRVYLPLEDIGLAEADLHAGIERQNDHDLRVRYIRAVRPLVTRTHELYDAGEGLPSRVGGRLGLLIGAMAQGGRETLREVERRGCATLWQRPVLPAWRKLLLVAGPIASLYCLPWRYRRPS, encoded by the coding sequence ATGGCCATCCTTTCCCCAGACGTGCCGCCGATCCGCCTGCTGGCCGACTTCGGCCCGGAGCGTTGTGGGGTGGTGTCCCAGGGCGAGGCGCGGTCGTACGCGGTCGGCTTCGCCCGGGCGAGCACCGAGAACTTCGTGGTGCTCAGCCGGCTGCTGCCGGAAGACCTGGTCGAGGACTTCGCGGCCGTGTACGCCTTCTGTCGCTGGGCCGACGACCTCGGGGACGAGCGGGATCCGTCGCTGCCCGCCGACGCCACGGCCGCCGACGTGCGGTCGAGGGCGGCGGCCCTGCTTGGGTGGTTCCGAGAGGAACTCCGGGCCACGGCCGGCGATGAGCAGCGGCACCCCGTGCTGGCCGCCCTGGCCCCGACGATCGAGCGGCACCGTCTGCCGCTGGAGCCCTTCGAGGACCTGATCGAGGCCTTCGAGATGGACCAGCGGGTCGCACGCTACCGGACGTGGAACCAGCTGCTGGGCTACTGCACCAAGAGCGCCAACCCGGTGGGGCGGCTGGTGCTCATGCTCGCGGGCCTGCGGTCGCCCGAGGAGGACGCCGCGAGCAAGGACGCCTGGCGGCAGAGCGACGCGATCTGCACGGCCCTGCAGATCACGAACCACATCCAGGACGTCCGGCGGGATCTGCTGGAGCGCGATCGCGTGTATCTGCCGCTGGAGGACATCGGGCTGGCCGAGGCCGACCTGCACGCCGGCATCGAGCGACAGAACGATCACGATCTGCGGGTGCGGTACATCCGGGCGGTGCGGCCGCTGGTCACGCGGACGCACGAGTTGTACGACGCCGGCGAGGGGCTGCCGTCGCGGGTAGGCGGCCGGCTCGGGCTGCTGATCGGCGCGATGGCGCAGGGTGGCCGCGAGACGCTGCGGGAGGTCGAGCGGCGGGGCTGCGCGACGCTGTGGCAGCGGCCCGTTCTTCCCGCATGGCGGAAGCTGCTACTCGTGGCGGGTCCGATCGCATCCCTATATTGCCTTCCGTGGCGGTACCGGCGACCGAGCTGA
- the ispH gene encoding 4-hydroxy-3-methylbut-2-enyl diphosphate reductase → MKIVLPNPRGFCAGVRMAIDVVDQVLDLCPDEPVYVYHDIVHNKHVVGRFRERGVVFVEEVDLVPAGAIVVFSAHGVSPLVRQRAEARGLRVIDATCPLVTKVHNEAIRYARLGFQILLVGHADHQEVIGTRGEAPDATQVVESPADIPGLTIRDPEKLVYLTQTTLSTDDAGVIIEALKEAFPGIKAPPSEDICYATTNRQHAVRQLAPRCDLTLVVGSRNSSNSKRLTEISGNAGTPGHLIDDAGEIDWDWFPSPGCTVLLSAGASAPEDLVAGVCRALLDRFGGTIEQWDVSDEDVYFAQPLGLKRMMRDHGIDPKSRTLRVTAPTITEDAYGAVALTISAGSGRTAESA, encoded by the coding sequence GTGAAGATCGTGCTTCCAAATCCCAGGGGCTTCTGCGCGGGCGTCCGCATGGCCATCGATGTCGTCGACCAGGTGCTCGACCTCTGCCCCGACGAGCCCGTCTACGTCTACCACGACATCGTCCACAACAAGCACGTCGTCGGCCGCTTCCGCGAGCGGGGCGTGGTCTTCGTCGAGGAGGTCGACCTCGTGCCCGCGGGCGCCATCGTGGTCTTCAGCGCCCACGGCGTGAGCCCGCTGGTGCGGCAGCGAGCCGAGGCCCGCGGCCTGCGGGTCATCGACGCTACCTGCCCGCTGGTCACCAAGGTGCACAACGAGGCCATCCGCTACGCCAGGCTCGGCTTCCAGATCCTCCTCGTCGGCCACGCCGACCACCAGGAGGTCATCGGCACGCGGGGCGAGGCCCCCGACGCGACGCAGGTCGTCGAGTCGCCCGCGGACATCCCGGGCCTCACGATCCGCGACCCCGAGAAGCTCGTGTACCTGACCCAGACCACGCTGAGCACCGATGACGCCGGCGTGATCATCGAGGCGCTCAAGGAGGCGTTCCCGGGCATCAAGGCGCCCCCGAGCGAGGACATCTGCTACGCCACCACCAACCGCCAGCACGCGGTACGGCAGCTCGCGCCGCGATGCGACCTCACCCTCGTCGTCGGCTCGCGGAACAGCTCCAACAGCAAGAGGCTGACCGAGATCAGCGGCAACGCCGGCACGCCGGGCCACCTCATCGACGACGCCGGCGAGATCGACTGGGACTGGTTCCCCTCGCCCGGCTGCACCGTGCTGCTCAGCGCCGGCGCCAGCGCTCCGGAGGACCTCGTCGCCGGCGTCTGCCGCGCCCTGCTCGACCGCTTCGGCGGCACCATCGAGCAATGGGACGTCTCGGATGAGGACGTCTATTTCGCCCAGCCCCTGGGACTCAAGCGGATGATGCGGGACCATGGCATCGATCCCAAGAGCCGCACCCTCCGCGTGACGGCGCCCACGATCACCGAGGACGCCTACGGCGCGGTCGCGCTCACCATCAGCGCCGGCTCGGGCCGCACGGCCGAATCCGCCTAG
- a CDS encoding type II secretion system protein produces the protein MSNGVPRRRCRIGFTLIELLVVIAVIALLISILIPALGDARNAARTLKGSSNLRGIAQGIALYANGNKDLIVGSPDSSGFDASFGRFNGIAMQTWDWMGPLAYQNGKSGPGDGFFSEGRSREGEPLRAARFNWYREQLEEFICPANDFQALPWPNPDDRYFSTGRMISYNMSTQFTTSTRSRADGGTGVFTAQDRGNYRPYIYNVGSLFQKAAVFEGHRYASRGTRPDFDHDMGLRSGGGGWFGGAFGGVGAWWRESKELDRTVAPGEPGRRLHALSPGEFPDMRRFAFRHGTRTDPNKIAATQVLGHIGFFDGHVELMTDGDATNPDYWFPTGTKLTSSGSFWNYTLQTWPEKVGDLSESDPYIVP, from the coding sequence ATGTCCAACGGCGTTCCGCGTCGGCGTTGCAGGATTGGTTTTACGCTGATCGAGCTGCTGGTCGTCATCGCCGTCATCGCGCTGCTGATCAGCATCCTGATCCCTGCGCTGGGCGACGCCCGCAACGCGGCCCGCACGCTCAAGGGGTCGAGCAACCTCCGCGGCATCGCGCAGGGCATCGCGCTCTACGCCAACGGCAACAAGGACCTGATCGTCGGCAGCCCCGATAGCAGCGGCTTCGACGCGTCCTTTGGCCGCTTCAACGGCATCGCGATGCAGACCTGGGACTGGATGGGCCCGCTGGCCTACCAGAACGGCAAGAGCGGTCCGGGCGACGGCTTCTTCTCCGAGGGACGCAGCCGCGAGGGCGAGCCGCTGCGGGCGGCCCGCTTCAATTGGTATCGCGAGCAGCTCGAGGAGTTCATCTGCCCGGCCAACGACTTCCAGGCCCTCCCCTGGCCCAATCCGGATGATCGCTACTTCTCCACGGGCCGCATGATCTCGTACAACATGAGCACGCAGTTCACGACGTCGACACGCAGCCGCGCGGACGGCGGCACGGGGGTGTTCACGGCGCAGGACCGCGGCAACTACAGGCCGTACATCTACAACGTCGGGAGCTTGTTCCAGAAGGCGGCGGTCTTCGAGGGCCATCGGTACGCCAGTCGCGGGACGCGGCCCGACTTCGACCACGACATGGGGCTGCGTTCGGGCGGCGGTGGATGGTTCGGCGGCGCGTTCGGCGGGGTCGGAGCCTGGTGGCGGGAGAGCAAAGAACTCGATCGCACGGTGGCGCCGGGCGAGCCCGGCCGCCGGCTGCACGCGTTGAGTCCCGGCGAGTTCCCGGACATGCGGCGCTTCGCCTTCCGGCACGGCACGCGGACCGACCCCAACAAGATTGCGGCCACCCAGGTGCTGGGCCACATCGGCTTCTTCGACGGTCACGTCGAACTCATGACCGATGGCGACGCCACGAATCCCGACTACTGGTTCCCGACGGGCACCAAGCTCACGTCGTCCGGCTCGTTCTGGAACTACACGCTGCAGACCTGGCCGGAGAAGGTGGGCGACCTGTCCGAGTCGGATCCGTATATCGTGCCCTAG